A DNA window from Methanosphaera sp. WGK6 contains the following coding sequences:
- the comE gene encoding sulfopyruvate decarboxylase subunit beta — protein MQRYDAIKKIVENLSDELVISNIGFPSRELYGMCDRKENFYMSGSMGMATPIGLGLALALEEKDDSRKVIVIDGDGSLLMNFGELITVYAQNPSNLIIALIDNEAYGSTGSQETYASKVNLSNIARSIGYTEVTYIDARKSTDDIDMNVILNKKGPVFLHIKVEPGNTDAPIIDLSPSQIKNRFMKEVNK, from the coding sequence ATGCAAAGATATGATGCAATAAAAAAGATAGTTGAAAATCTTAGTGATGAATTAGTTATTTCTAATATTGGATTTCCTTCCCGTGAATTATATGGAATGTGTGATAGAAAAGAAAATTTTTATATGTCTGGATCTATGGGTATGGCTACTCCAATAGGTTTAGGTTTAGCTCTTGCATTAGAAGAAAAAGATGACTCAAGAAAAGTTATTGTTATTGATGGTGATGGTTCATTACTTATGAATTTTGGAGAACTTATCACAGTTTATGCTCAAAATCCAAGTAATTTAATTATTGCTTTGATTGATAATGAAGCATATGGTTCAACAGGGTCTCAGGAAACATATGCCTCAAAGGTGAATTTATCAAATATTGCAAGAAGTATTGGATATACAGAAGTAACATATATTGATGCTAGAAAAAGTACTGATGATATAGATATGAATGTTATTTTAAATAAAAAAGGACCTGTATTTTTACATATAAAAGTAGAACCAGGAAATACTGATGCACCTATTATTGATCTTAGTCCATCACAAATTAAAAATAGATTTATGAAAGAAGTTAATAAATAA
- the comC gene encoding L-sulfolactate dehydrogenase — translation MKISIENETKLIKEILEAYGVASNEASIVADVITDGDLKGFSTHGIGRFPQYIKSMEVGTIKTEGDYEIEKESPSTALINGNHKFGHYVTVKAMDLAVKKADETGVGIVGIHDSNHYGIAGYYADLASLQDMIGIVISNTEPAIAPFGGKTALLGTNPITISIPSDDIHNYICVDMATSITARGKLLEAKRKNEEIPEGFALDKEGNPTTDPAEGLEGSILPFGGFKGYALAFMFELLAGPLVGAECGDKVQGTATPEEMCTKGDLLIAINPEFFAGSMQFKFYVDQFVREIREENGVVPGDREIQTIDERYNNGVPIDSTLHEQLTNIADKKGLDISNYFEE, via the coding sequence ATGAAAATAAGCATAGAAAATGAAACTAAATTAATTAAAGAAATATTAGAAGCATATGGAGTTGCTTCTAATGAAGCATCAATTGTTGCTGATGTAATTACTGATGGTGATCTTAAAGGTTTTTCAACACATGGAATTGGAAGATTTCCACAATACATAAAAAGTATGGAAGTTGGAACTATTAAAACTGAAGGAGATTATGAAATAGAAAAAGAATCTCCATCAACTGCATTAATTAATGGAAACCATAAATTTGGACATTATGTAACTGTAAAAGCTATGGATTTAGCAGTGAAAAAAGCTGATGAAACTGGAGTTGGAATTGTAGGTATTCATGATAGTAACCATTATGGTATTGCAGGATACTATGCAGACTTAGCTTCATTACAAGATATGATTGGTATTGTAATTTCAAATACAGAACCAGCAATAGCACCATTTGGAGGTAAAACCGCATTACTTGGAACTAACCCTATAACAATAAGCATACCTTCCGATGATATTCATAATTATATTTGTGTAGATATGGCTACTAGTATAACTGCTCGTGGAAAACTACTTGAAGCAAAAAGAAAAAATGAAGAAATACCAGAAGGATTTGCTTTAGATAAAGAGGGAAATCCAACAACTGATCCTGCTGAAGGACTTGAAGGATCAATATTACCATTTGGTGGATTTAAAGGATATGCTCTTGCATTTATGTTTGAATTACTTGCAGGACCCCTTGTAGGAGCAGAATGTGGAGATAAAGTTCAGGGAACAGCAACTCCTGAAGAAATGTGTACTAAAGGAGATTTACTTATTGCTATTAATCCTGAATTTTTTGCAGGTTCCATGCAATTTAAATTCTATGTAGATCAATTTGTTCGTGAAATAAGAGAAGAAAATGGAGTAGTACCAGGAGATCGTGAAATTCAAACAATTGATGAACGTTATAATAATGGAGTTCCAATAGATTCTACATTACATGAACAATTAACAAATATTGCAGATAAAAAAGGATTAGATATATCCAACTATTTTGAAGAATAA
- a CDS encoding AMP-binding protein — MASLLDKFVPRTEFESYDDFNENLEINVPEDFNFAYDIVDVYAREHPDKVALSWCDDNEDKVFTFKDLKILSDKAANFFQSIGVTKGEPVLLTLKSRYDFWYCMLALHKLKAIAVPATHMLKPEDIEYRISAANIKTVVTIREDGVPESYAEVEKTLGLNLNKVFVGTEDKEGWYDLRKEVEQVSDNFERPVYEDDSVEDISVIFFSSGSTGQPKMIQHSFGYPLAHIVTSYYWHQVVEDGLHYTIADTGWGKALWGEIYGPWIAGSGIYIYDYERFHPFDVLSKALNHKITTLCCPPTMYRFFIKEDIDKLDFSSLKHVTTAGEPLNDEVYYKFKDLTGLSIRESFGQTETVATIANFPWLDIKLGSMGKPAPLFNIKLLNAEGKECDVGETGELVFDISDGYPLGLFKGYYNNQEKTDETIYGGYYHTGDSAWLDEDGYYWYKGRIDDVIKSSGYKIGPFEVESALLSHSAILDCAVTGIPHPIRGQIVKATIVLADGYKPSDELTKDIQNHVKHVTAPYKYPRAIEYVDELPKTISGKIMRKKIRLDDAKKYNE, encoded by the coding sequence ATGGCATCCTTATTAGATAAATTTGTACCAAGAACAGAATTTGAATCTTATGATGATTTCAATGAAAATCTAGAGATAAATGTACCTGAAGACTTTAATTTTGCTTATGATATAGTTGATGTTTATGCAAGAGAACATCCGGATAAAGTAGCATTATCTTGGTGTGATGATAATGAAGATAAAGTATTCACATTCAAGGACTTAAAAATCTTAAGTGATAAAGCAGCAAATTTCTTTCAATCAATTGGAGTTACTAAGGGTGAACCTGTACTTTTAACACTTAAAAGTCGATATGATTTTTGGTATTGTATGTTAGCTTTACATAAACTTAAAGCAATAGCAGTTCCTGCAACACATATGCTTAAACCTGAAGATATTGAGTATCGTATAAGTGCAGCAAATATAAAAACTGTAGTAACTATCAGAGAAGATGGTGTACCTGAAAGCTATGCTGAAGTGGAAAAAACATTAGGACTAAATCTAAACAAAGTATTTGTTGGAACTGAAGATAAAGAAGGATGGTATGATTTAAGAAAAGAAGTTGAACAAGTTTCAGATAATTTTGAAAGACCTGTTTATGAAGATGATAGTGTTGAAGATATCTCAGTAATTTTCTTTTCATCAGGTTCAACAGGACAACCAAAAATGATTCAACATAGCTTTGGTTATCCATTAGCACATATTGTTACATCATATTACTGGCATCAAGTTGTGGAAGATGGCCTACACTACACTATAGCTGATACTGGTTGGGGAAAAGCATTATGGGGTGAAATATATGGACCATGGATTGCAGGATCTGGAATATACATATATGATTATGAAAGATTTCATCCATTCGATGTTCTTTCAAAGGCATTAAATCATAAAATTACAACATTATGTTGTCCACCAACAATGTATCGTTTTTTTATTAAAGAAGACATTGATAAACTGGATTTTTCTTCTCTAAAACATGTAACAACTGCAGGTGAACCATTAAATGATGAAGTGTATTATAAATTTAAGGATTTAACTGGTCTTAGTATAAGGGAATCATTTGGTCAAACAGAAACAGTTGCAACAATAGCAAACTTCCCTTGGTTAGATATAAAATTAGGGTCTATGGGAAAACCAGCACCATTATTTAATATTAAATTATTAAATGCTGAAGGAAAAGAATGTGATGTTGGAGAAACAGGTGAATTAGTATTTGATATATCAGATGGTTATCCACTAGGATTATTCAAAGGATATTATAATAATCAAGAAAAAACTGATGAAACAATATATGGTGGTTATTATCATACTGGTGACTCTGCATGGCTGGATGAAGATGGTTACTATTGGTATAAGGGACGTATAGATGATGTAATTAAAAGTTCTGGATATAAAATAGGACCTTTTGAAGTAGAAAGTGCATTATTATCACATAGTGCAATTCTTGATTGTGCAGTAACTGGAATACCACATCCAATAAGAGGTCAAATAGTAAAGGCAACTATTGTATTAGCAGATGGTTATAAACCAAGTGATGAGTTAACAAAAGATATACAAAATCATGTAAAACATGTTACAGCACCTTATAAATATCCACGTGCAATAGAATATGTTGATGAGCTTCCAAAAACTATTAGTGGTAAAATCATGCGAAAGAAAATAAGATTGGATGATGCTAAAAAATACAATGAATAA
- a CDS encoding CBS domain-containing protein, with amino-acid sequence MSDHKKVKDYMTRDVITVTPDMPISRIKEIIKETGHDGFPVEENGEIVGIITTSDLLIRDITPTVKGMMSDDIVIANEELSISDASRVMFRMGISRLPVTNENKKVLGIITNTDILRSHIERSTPEKVDQFRNTLEQLYGVKTFLSKEQVPINELKPTQDKVYADELQGRTYEIERGLAEPIIVVKTEPHKYLVVDGHHRLVASNQMGNDTITAYVIKLSKKFKLGIEKTAEKNGIFTLDDIEIISDAQHPLIAITGSLRDKNTTIKK; translated from the coding sequence ATGAGTGATCATAAAAAAGTAAAAGATTATATGACTCGTGATGTAATAACAGTAACACCCGATATGCCAATAAGTAGAATAAAAGAAATAATCAAAGAAACCGGTCATGATGGATTTCCTGTAGAGGAAAATGGGGAAATTGTTGGAATAATCACTACTTCAGATCTTCTTATTCGTGATATAACACCTACTGTTAAAGGAATGATGTCCGATGACATTGTTATAGCTAATGAAGAATTATCTATTAGTGATGCATCACGAGTAATGTTCCGTATGGGAATTTCAAGACTACCTGTAACAAATGAAAATAAAAAGGTTTTAGGTATTATTACTAATACAGATATTTTAAGATCTCATATTGAAAGATCAACTCCTGAAAAAGTGGATCAATTCAGAAATACTCTGGAACAATTATATGGTGTTAAAACATTTCTTTCTAAAGAACAAGTTCCTATAAATGAATTAAAACCTACTCAAGATAAGGTATATGCTGATGAATTACAAGGTAGAACTTATGAAATTGAAAGAGGTCTTGCAGAGCCAATTATTGTTGTAAAAACAGAGCCTCATAAATATTTAGTTGTTGATGGTCATCATCGACTAGTAGCATCTAATCAGATGGGTAATGATACTATTACAGCATATGTTATTAAACTTAGTAAGAAATTTAAGTTAGGTATTGAAAAAACTGCTGAGAAAAATGGAATATTCACTTTAGATGACATTGAAATCATATCTGATGCTCAACACCCACTAATAGCTATAACAGGTAGTTTAAGAGATAAAAATACAACTATAAAGAAGTGA
- a CDS encoding radical SAM protein codes for MDVIEKVKNKEIFDLLIEANAITEKIHGKDISLERAIFLSWWCEKGDCKFCYMSSQKDRIQDPEKAKRHVKGIYAEAELTKRMNWNIEFLSGGYGIYSTDELIEISQTIYDITDNPVWLNIGITEELDQYGEEIIGVTGAIETANPQFHKEICPSKSITDIKNMLVQAGELGYKKAITIIIGLGEEIEHLNDLFELIEELDIDRIIFYSLNPHPDTEYHLTPQPSSLYYASIVAAVRIKFPNIEIITGTWTDNLANIGVLLKAGSNGLTKFPLFKMYGNRFGKRVEEEVYWAGKNLKGSFSDMNLLSQGNNLRPELDPFIQRYIDMCYDNLDIKKI; via the coding sequence ATGGACGTAATTGAAAAAGTAAAAAACAAAGAAATATTTGATTTATTAATAGAAGCTAACGCCATAACTGAAAAAATACATGGAAAAGACATTAGTCTTGAACGAGCAATATTTCTATCATGGTGGTGTGAAAAAGGTGATTGTAAATTCTGTTATATGTCATCACAAAAAGATAGAATACAAGACCCAGAAAAAGCAAAAAGACATGTGAAAGGAATATATGCTGAAGCTGAACTAACAAAAAGAATGAATTGGAATATTGAATTTTTATCAGGTGGTTATGGAATATATAGTACAGATGAATTAATAGAAATTTCACAAACTATATATGATATTACAGACAACCCTGTATGGTTAAATATTGGAATTACTGAGGAATTAGATCAATATGGTGAAGAAATCATCGGAGTTACAGGCGCTATTGAAACAGCAAATCCACAGTTTCACAAAGAAATATGCCCAAGTAAATCCATAACAGACATTAAAAATATGTTAGTACAAGCAGGAGAATTAGGATATAAAAAAGCTATCACAATCATAATAGGTTTAGGTGAAGAAATAGAACATTTAAATGATTTATTTGAACTTATAGAAGAATTAGATATAGATAGAATAATATTTTATTCATTAAACCCTCATCCTGATACAGAATACCATTTAACACCACAACCATCATCATTGTATTATGCAAGTATTGTTGCAGCTGTACGAATTAAATTCCCTAATATTGAAATAATAACCGGAACATGGACCGATAATCTTGCAAATATAGGAGTTCTTCTTAAAGCAGGAAGTAATGGATTAACAAAATTCCCCCTATTTAAAATGTATGGAAATCGTTTTGGAAAACGAGTCGAAGAAGAAGTTTACTGGGCAGGTAAAAACTTAAAAGGTAGCTTCTCCGATATGAACTTACTAAGTCAAGGAAATAATCTTAGACCTGAACTAGACCCATTTATTCAAAGATATATTGATATGTGTTATGACAATTTAGATATCAAAAAAATATAA
- a CDS encoding helix-turn-helix domain-containing protein — translation MVDIQTEIASRVKDMREVCEISVQDMASKLDVPVETYTKYETGEIDIPASILYEAAAIFNVDTSLLLTGEDTRMSVFAVTRKDKGIRIDRREAYDYENLASNFTHKAIEPFIVTVMPRDDNYIPEPNYHKGYEFVYVLEGNLRIYIKDNIIDLNPGDSIYFDSLHKHSMVAIGDKKVKFLDVLNNKGGID, via the coding sequence ATGGTAGATATTCAAACAGAAATAGCTAGTCGTGTTAAAGACATGAGAGAAGTTTGTGAAATAAGTGTACAGGACATGGCAAGTAAACTAGATGTACCTGTTGAAACTTATACTAAATATGAAACAGGAGAAATAGATATACCTGCAAGTATTCTTTATGAAGCAGCTGCTATATTTAATGTGGATACAAGTCTACTTTTAACTGGGGAAGATACAAGAATGAGTGTATTTGCAGTAACTCGTAAAGATAAAGGAATACGAATTGACCGTAGAGAAGCATATGATTATGAAAATTTAGCATCAAACTTCACCCATAAAGCAATAGAACCATTCATAGTTACAGTAATGCCACGTGATGATAATTACATACCAGAACCAAATTACCATAAAGGTTATGAATTTGTCTATGTACTTGAAGGAAATCTAAGAATATATATTAAAGATAATATAATTGACTTAAATCCGGGAGATTCAATCTACTTTGACTCGTTACATAAACATTCAATGGTAGCAATAGGTGATAAAAAAGTTAAATTCTTAGATGTACTAAACAATAAAGGTGGTATTGATTAA
- the purM gene encoding phosphoribosylformylglycinamidine cyclo-ligase, which translates to MVTYSEAGVDISLEEQTVRALTGELSETLEYRNIIKNKGHFAALVDFGSRAIAMSTDGVGSKILIANLMNKFDTVGIDCIAMVVNDILCVGAEPIAMVDYLAVEQPDPEIASEIGKGLKVGCQQAKIAMIGGETASLPKIIKDFDLAGTGIGTVDKDKIVTGTDIKDGDVIIGIASSGVHSNGLSLARKALLDIANYDVNDKLPTNNNITVGEALLEPTIIYVDPIIELLNSDIEVHGLGHITGGGFSNLKRLNHDMTYIIDNLPEPLPVFKAIQATGIENKEMYHVFNMGIGFTVILDKQYQEQALELLNKYHDAYIIGKIKEDKDNRVLITTHDNENIEL; encoded by the coding sequence ATGGTTACATATTCTGAAGCAGGTGTAGATATTAGTTTAGAAGAACAAACTGTACGTGCACTAACTGGAGAACTCTCTGAAACACTAGAGTACAGAAATATTATAAAAAATAAAGGACATTTTGCAGCATTGGTTGATTTCGGGTCACGTGCAATAGCTATGAGTACTGATGGTGTTGGAAGTAAAATATTAATAGCAAATTTAATGAATAAATTTGATACTGTAGGTATTGATTGTATTGCTATGGTTGTTAACGATATTTTATGTGTAGGTGCAGAACCTATAGCTATGGTTGATTATTTAGCAGTAGAACAACCAGACCCTGAAATTGCAAGTGAAATAGGTAAAGGTTTAAAAGTAGGTTGTCAACAAGCAAAAATAGCAATGATTGGTGGTGAAACAGCTTCTTTACCAAAAATAATTAAAGATTTTGATCTTGCAGGTACTGGAATTGGTACTGTTGATAAAGATAAAATAGTAACGGGTACTGATATAAAAGATGGTGATGTTATTATTGGTATTGCAAGTAGTGGAGTTCATAGTAATGGATTAAGTTTAGCTAGAAAAGCATTACTTGACATAGCAAACTATGATGTAAATGACAAATTACCAACTAATAATAATATAACAGTTGGAGAAGCATTACTTGAACCTACAATAATTTATGTGGATCCAATTATAGAATTATTAAATTCTGATATTGAAGTACACGGATTAGGCCATATTACAGGTGGAGGATTCAGTAACTTAAAAAGATTAAATCATGATATGACTTATATCATAGATAATTTACCAGAACCATTACCTGTTTTTAAAGCAATACAAGCAACAGGTATTGAAAATAAAGAAATGTATCATGTATTTAATATGGGAATTGGATTTACAGTAATACTAGATAAACAATACCAAGAACAAGCATTAGAATTACTTAATAAATATCATGATGCATATATTATTGGTAAAATCAAAGAAGACAAAGATAATCGTGTGTTAATTACCACACATGACAATGAAAACATAGAATTATAA
- the glmM gene encoding phosphoglucosamine mutase — protein MKQLFGTFGVRRVANTVLTPEFASKIAAAYGTKVTGTIAVGSDPRTSSEMIKYAVTAGLLSAGCNVVDLGTLPTPAVQYAVRQYYDGGIMITASHNPPKYNGLKLLDADGIGTPDDLEEEIEDIYFNDKQKRVTWDKIGKAYKRDIIDEYIDEVLKRVDVEAIKEANLKVVLDCGSGAACGTTPYIIRKLGCEITTLNCQPDGAFPGRNPEPTEDNLGDLINVVKATGADIGIAHDGDADRTICIDEKGQFVFGDKSFALVEKSMLEKNNGGKIVTTVATSNAIADIALENNGEIILTRVGDLVVARKLQEIDGLFGGEENGGLIFPDFVYGRDSGLATAMLLEILATSKKPLSKLIDELPTYFSEKRKVECPDDKKTVVAEGIINDTTEYEVDTTDGVKVITDDGWVIIRPSGTEPIYRCFSEAKTPEKAAELADWGMTLIEKYLD, from the coding sequence ATGAAACAATTATTCGGGACTTTTGGTGTAAGAAGAGTAGCTAATACAGTTTTAACTCCTGAATTTGCATCAAAAATTGCAGCAGCTTATGGAACAAAAGTAACTGGAACAATAGCTGTAGGTTCAGATCCAAGAACTTCATCTGAAATGATAAAATATGCAGTAACTGCAGGATTATTATCAGCAGGATGTAATGTAGTGGATCTTGGAACACTTCCAACACCAGCCGTACAATACGCAGTAAGACAATACTATGATGGTGGAATAATGATTACTGCTTCACACAATCCACCAAAATACAATGGACTAAAACTATTAGATGCTGATGGAATAGGAACACCTGATGATTTAGAAGAAGAAATCGAAGACATTTATTTCAATGATAAACAAAAAAGAGTAACATGGGATAAAATTGGAAAAGCATACAAAAGAGATATCATTGACGAATACATTGATGAAGTACTAAAAAGAGTAGATGTAGAAGCAATAAAAGAAGCAAATCTAAAAGTAGTACTGGACTGTGGATCTGGAGCAGCATGTGGAACAACTCCATACATTATAAGAAAATTAGGCTGTGAAATCACAACACTTAACTGTCAACCAGACGGAGCATTCCCTGGAAGAAATCCAGAACCAACAGAAGATAATTTAGGTGACCTAATAAATGTTGTTAAAGCAACAGGTGCAGATATAGGAATAGCACATGATGGGGATGCTGATAGAACAATATGTATTGATGAAAAAGGTCAATTTGTATTTGGGGATAAATCATTTGCATTAGTAGAAAAATCCATGCTTGAAAAAAATAATGGTGGAAAAATTGTAACAACAGTTGCTACAAGTAATGCAATAGCAGATATAGCACTAGAAAACAATGGTGAAATCATACTTACAAGAGTAGGAGATTTAGTAGTAGCACGTAAACTACAAGAAATTGATGGATTATTTGGTGGAGAAGAAAATGGTGGATTAATCTTCCCTGATTTTGTATATGGAAGAGATTCTGGATTAGCTACAGCAATGCTACTTGAAATATTAGCAACAAGTAAAAAACCATTATCTAAATTAATAGATGAACTACCAACATACTTCTCAGAAAAAAGAAAAGTTGAATGTCCTGATGATAAAAAAACAGTAGTTGCAGAAGGAATAATAAATGATACTACTGAATATGAAGTAGATACAACTGATGGTGTAAAAGTAATAACAGATGATGGATGGGTAATTATCAGACCATCTGGAACAGAACCAATCTATAGATGTTTCTCTGAAGCAAAGACTCCTGAAAAAGCAGCAGAATTAGCTGACTGGGGAATGACTTTAATAGAAAAATATTTGGATTAA
- the comD gene encoding sulfopyruvate decarboxylase subunit alpha has product MDSTDVIYDGLKDAGINFIVSVPCANLKKLLKLIDEDDEIKHVPVTREEEGFGICAGAYMGGLKPAILMQNSGLGNSVNVLASLMKLYNFPIIMIISHRGTFGEAVYGQVPMGKATTKIFDSLDIRYEKVINPCESKEIIKKAWDLSEISGESYALLFDISYWKRSV; this is encoded by the coding sequence TTGGATAGTACTGATGTTATATATGATGGACTTAAAGATGCTGGAATTAATTTTATAGTAAGTGTTCCATGTGCAAACTTAAAAAAATTATTAAAATTAATTGATGAAGATGATGAAATAAAACATGTACCAGTAACTAGAGAAGAAGAAGGTTTTGGTATATGTGCTGGAGCCTATATGGGAGGTCTAAAACCAGCAATTTTAATGCAGAATTCTGGACTAGGAAATAGTGTTAATGTTTTAGCTTCTCTTATGAAATTATATAATTTTCCTATAATTATGATTATTAGTCATAGAGGTACATTTGGTGAAGCAGTATATGGTCAAGTACCTATGGGTAAAGCTACAACTAAGATTTTTGATAGTTTAGATATAAGATATGAAAAAGTTATTAATCCTTGTGAAAGTAAGGAAATTATTAAAAAAGCATGGGATTTATCAGAAATATCAGGTGAATCATATGCATTATTATTTGATATAAGTTATTGGAAGAGGAGTGTATAA
- the hisE gene encoding phosphoribosyl-ATP diphosphatase, whose protein sequence is MKDDIIREIYDTLVDRKENPIDSYTSELMQDSHKKAEDKILEKLGEEATEVILASKNNEDLVHESADLIFFTLLNLAYKGIPLDDVFDELIQRHN, encoded by the coding sequence ATGAAAGATGATATAATTCGAGAAATCTATGATACATTAGTAGATAGAAAAGAAAATCCTATAGACTCATATACTTCAGAGTTAATGCAAGATTCCCATAAGAAAGCAGAAGATAAAATACTTGAAAAATTAGGTGAAGAAGCAACAGAAGTTATTTTAGCTTCAAAAAATAATGAAGATCTTGTTCATGAATCTGCAGACCTCATCTTTTTTACCTTGTTAAACCTTGCATACAAAGGTATTCCATTAGATGATGTTTTTGATGAATTAATTCAAAGACATAACTAG
- the gatB gene encoding Asp-tRNA(Asn)/Glu-tRNA(Gln) amidotransferase subunit GatB, translating into MMCGLEIHVQLNTNSKLFCSCPTNYQSAPNNTNICPVCLNQPGAKPYPPNQSALDNAIKVALMLGCEISDEIVYFMRKHYDYPDLSSGYQRTSVPVGINGELNGVRIHEIHVEEDPGQYKPDKGTVDFNRSGIPLIEIVTEPDMKSPEEARNFLNELIRVLNYSGSARGEGTMRADVNISIEGGKRAEVKNVNSIRGAYKVLKFELIRQKNILRRGGEVQQETRAYLESQMITVPMRLKEDADDYRYIPDPDLPPLKIDPAHVEEIRQNMPEPAHLKTARFVEEYGIDKADAKVLTSELELADAFEEVCKEVDANVAARLMRDELKRVLHYNKLEFAESEITASDIIELVNLIESKQVTPEAAHKLIEQMPNNSKTPTEIGKEMDIIGVVEDDAIANAINQAIDENPNAVEDYKNGKENAVNFLVGQVMRLTRGKANAGETNKMIKDKLDQL; encoded by the coding sequence ATGATGTGTGGACTAGAAATCCACGTACAATTAAACACAAATTCAAAACTATTTTGTAGTTGTCCTACAAACTATCAATCAGCACCTAATAACACTAATATATGCCCAGTATGTTTAAACCAACCTGGTGCAAAACCATATCCACCAAACCAATCTGCATTAGACAATGCTATAAAAGTAGCATTGATGCTTGGTTGTGAGATTTCAGATGAAATAGTGTATTTCATGAGAAAACACTATGATTATCCTGACTTATCAAGTGGATATCAAAGAACATCCGTTCCTGTGGGAATTAATGGAGAATTAAATGGAGTTAGAATCCATGAAATCCACGTTGAAGAAGATCCAGGACAATACAAACCAGATAAAGGAACTGTTGACTTTAATAGATCAGGTATTCCACTTATAGAAATTGTAACTGAACCAGACATGAAATCACCTGAAGAAGCAAGAAATTTCTTAAATGAATTAATAAGAGTATTAAACTACAGTGGAAGTGCTCGTGGTGAAGGTACAATGAGAGCTGATGTTAACATATCTATTGAAGGTGGAAAAAGAGCTGAAGTTAAAAATGTTAACTCAATAAGAGGAGCTTACAAAGTACTTAAATTTGAATTAATCAGACAAAAGAATATTCTTAGAAGAGGTGGAGAAGTTCAACAAGAAACACGTGCATATCTTGAATCTCAAATGATTACAGTTCCAATGAGATTAAAAGAAGATGCAGATGATTATAGATACATACCAGATCCGGATCTTCCACCATTAAAAATTGATCCAGCACATGTTGAAGAAATCAGACAAAATATGCCTGAACCAGCTCACTTGAAAACTGCAAGATTTGTAGAAGAATATGGAATTGATAAAGCTGATGCAAAAGTATTAACTTCTGAACTTGAATTAGCTGATGCATTTGAAGAAGTTTGTAAAGAAGTAGATGCTAATGTTGCAGCAAGATTAATGAGAGATGAATTAAAACGGGTATTACACTATAATAAATTAGAATTTGCTGAAAGTGAAATAACCGCATCAGATATTATTGAATTAGTTAATTTAATTGAAAGCAAACAAGTAACACCAGAAGCAGCACATAAATTAATTGAACAAATGCCTAATAATAGTAAAACACCAACAGAAATTGGTAAAGAAATGGATATTATTGGTGTTGTTGAAGATGATGCTATAGCAAATGCTATTAATCAAGCAATTGATGAAAATCCTAATGCTGTGGAAGATTATAAAAATGGAAAAGAAAATGCAGTTAACTTCCTTGTTGGTCAAGTAATGAGGTTAACTAGAGGAAAAGCTAATGCTGGAGAAACCAATAAAATGATTAAAGATAAATTAGACCAATTGTAA